A genomic window from Flavobacterium azooxidireducens includes:
- a CDS encoding tetratricopeptide repeat protein, which produces MIKSKLYSLIFLGILFQSITAFSQVEPEDIALETDEFQVAFYESLREKGIENYDKAVTALQKCLALEPNNPVVHFELGKNYLYQKDYKNANDSFEKATQLDPKNRWYWVGLYDVSYATRDYTNAIVIMKKLIEFKKEYKEDLVSLYMFTQQFDEALKLIDELTETIGKTEIREQFRSQIMSTTRYQGQETEKLMQAIKNNPKVEDNYVALIYLYSEKDEEEKALEIAKMLEKEIPNSDWAQVSLFKFNIDKNDGKNAASAMHKILKSPKIDRKIKHRVFNEFLIFTKNNPSFSSDLESAITYFNDDREVKVAKEVGKFYQQKSDWANAVKYYGMHTKSNPDDIENVLLLFNAYGENNQFEILAKQAEEKVELYPLQPDFYYYAGLANNQLKNFKKAKDLLESGVDYIVDNKTLEANFYIQLGEAYNGLGDTKKKESYFIKADKLVKQIN; this is translated from the coding sequence ATGATAAAAAGTAAATTATATTCTCTAATTTTCCTTGGAATTCTTTTCCAGTCCATAACCGCATTCTCCCAAGTAGAGCCGGAAGATATTGCATTGGAAACCGATGAATTTCAAGTGGCTTTCTACGAATCATTGCGTGAAAAAGGCATCGAAAATTATGATAAAGCAGTAACCGCTTTGCAAAAATGTTTAGCATTAGAACCCAACAATCCTGTTGTTCATTTTGAGTTAGGTAAAAATTACCTCTATCAAAAAGATTACAAAAACGCTAACGACAGTTTTGAAAAAGCCACACAACTTGATCCCAAAAACCGTTGGTATTGGGTGGGTTTATATGATGTTTCGTATGCAACTCGCGATTATACGAATGCGATTGTTATCATGAAAAAACTGATCGAATTCAAAAAGGAATACAAAGAAGATTTAGTTTCGTTGTATATGTTTACACAGCAATTCGATGAAGCTCTTAAATTAATTGATGAATTGACGGAAACTATTGGCAAAACGGAGATAAGAGAACAATTCCGTAGTCAAATCATGTCAACTACTCGATACCAAGGTCAGGAAACGGAAAAGTTAATGCAAGCCATTAAAAACAATCCGAAAGTAGAAGACAATTATGTGGCTTTGATTTATTTGTATTCCGAAAAAGATGAAGAAGAAAAAGCGTTGGAAATTGCCAAAATGTTAGAAAAAGAAATTCCGAATTCCGATTGGGCACAAGTCAGTTTATTCAAATTCAACATTGATAAAAATGATGGGAAAAATGCGGCTTCGGCAATGCATAAAATTCTAAAAAGCCCTAAAATTGATCGAAAAATAAAACATCGGGTTTTTAATGAATTTTTAATTTTTACCAAAAATAATCCTTCGTTTTCATCCGATTTAGAAAGTGCAATTACTTATTTTAATGATGATCGAGAAGTAAAAGTTGCTAAAGAAGTCGGTAAGTTTTATCAACAAAAAAGCGATTGGGCAAATGCTGTGAAATATTATGGAATGCATACCAAATCAAATCCGGATGATATAGAGAATGTACTTTTATTGTTCAATGCTTACGGAGAAAATAATCAATTTGAAATTTTAGCCAAACAAGCGGAAGAAAAAGTAGAATTGTATCCTCTTCAACCTGATTTTTATTATTACGCAGGTTTAGCCAATAATCAATTGAAAAATTTCAAAAAAGCAAAAGACTTATTAGAATCAGGAGTAGATTATATTGTTGATAATAAAACCTTAGAAGCTAATTTTTATATTCAATTAGGAGAAGCATACAATGGGCTTGGCGATACCAAGAAAAAAGAAAGTTACTTTATCAAAGCCGATAAACTAGTAAAACAAATTAATTAA
- a CDS encoding DUF4292 domain-containing protein yields MKQFLFALILIFTLVGCKATKGISEGKASDDLATQKIIENHYDVKKNFSTAYIRANAKYKDKDQSLSFSAEIRIQKDEMILVSIRFLGITMAKGLITPTEVKYYEKTGNKFFEGDYTTLSNWLGTDLDFFKVQNMLIGQAMDDLRKGKYSNTIEDKLYKLKDSNDKQNVKSFYFEASNFLIKRQEIEQVAKNRKLNVFYPNHKEYNEAILPLNILIEAIQENNKNTISLEYNSVTFNEQLSFPYSVPSGYEQIFIEN; encoded by the coding sequence ATGAAACAGTTCTTATTCGCGTTGATACTTATTTTCACACTAGTTGGATGTAAAGCCACAAAAGGAATTTCGGAAGGGAAGGCTTCAGATGATTTAGCGACTCAAAAAATCATCGAAAACCATTATGATGTCAAGAAAAATTTTTCAACGGCATACATTCGAGCGAATGCAAAATATAAAGACAAAGATCAATCGTTGAGTTTTTCGGCAGAAATTAGAATTCAAAAAGATGAAATGATTTTGGTAAGTATTCGTTTTTTGGGAATAACGATGGCGAAAGGTTTGATTACACCAACCGAAGTGAAATACTATGAAAAAACCGGTAACAAGTTTTTTGAAGGTGATTACACCACTTTAAGTAATTGGCTCGGAACCGACTTAGATTTTTTTAAAGTGCAAAATATGCTCATCGGTCAAGCAATGGATGATTTGAGAAAAGGAAAATATTCAAATACAATTGAAGATAAATTATACAAACTAAAAGATAGTAACGACAAACAAAACGTAAAGTCATTTTATTTTGAAGCCTCCAATTTTTTGATAAAAAGACAAGAAATTGAACAAGTAGCTAAAAACAGAAAGTTGAACGTTTTTTATCCCAATCACAAAGAATATAACGAAGCTATTTTGCCATTAAACATTCTTATAGAAGCGATTCAAGAAAACAATAAAAACACGATTTCGTTAGAGTATAATTCAGTTACGTTTAATGAACAATTATCGTTTCCCTATAGTGTGCCAAGTGGTTACGAACAAATCTTTATAGAAAATTAA